The proteins below are encoded in one region of Legionella antarctica:
- a CDS encoding transposase — MSKKRAYYTAAKKAKITLAAIEGKLTQAQITSEYGVHATQVKTWKQSAIKAINDLFSGANEKEAKSQEQLVEALYQEIGRLQAQLSWLKKKHEL, encoded by the coding sequence ATGTCTAAAAAGCGAGCTTATTATACGGCGGCCAAGAAGGCAAAAATAACGCTAGCTGCGATTGAGGGGAAACTCACACAAGCGCAAATTACCAGTGAATACGGTGTTCACGCAACGCAGGTAAAAACTTGGAAGCAATCGGCCATCAAAGCCATTAACGATTTATTCTCTGGGGCTAATGAAAAAGAAGCCAAGTCCCAAGAGCAGCTTGTTGAGGCATTATATCAAGAAATTGGTCGACTTCAAGCGCAGCTATCTTGGCTAAAAAAAAAGCATGAACTTTAG
- a CDS encoding IS3 family transposase, whose protein sequence is MNFSLDEKRVMIDPLAELTIREQCLLLDLPVSSYYYSAKPISVEDEALMALLDEHYLQYPCEGKIKRARWLSKEVGYPVGKRRVKKLMEMMGLSTVYPKPNTSVPNKEHEVFPYLLKEVDITKPNQVWAADITYIRMKGKHVYLVAIMDWYSRYVIGWAISPTMEAEFCIEALRNALLHSRCEIFNTDQGSQFTSKDWINTLKSHHISISMDGRGRYLDNIFIERLWRSVKQEKIYRYDFDTIEEVELALTEYFEYYNNRRLHQSFNYLTPAEVYYGRKRP, encoded by the coding sequence ATGAACTTTAGTCTGGATGAAAAGCGCGTCATGATTGATCCTCTTGCCGAGCTCACCATTCGTGAACAATGCTTGCTATTAGACTTGCCTGTTTCAAGTTATTATTATAGTGCCAAGCCCATTTCTGTCGAAGATGAAGCGCTTATGGCGCTACTTGATGAGCACTATCTGCAGTATCCATGTGAAGGTAAAATTAAGCGGGCAAGATGGCTGTCAAAAGAAGTAGGCTATCCTGTTGGTAAACGTCGAGTAAAAAAGTTGATGGAAATGATGGGGTTATCGACTGTTTACCCAAAGCCAAATACAAGCGTTCCCAATAAGGAGCATGAGGTGTTCCCTTATTTATTAAAAGAGGTGGATATCACCAAACCAAATCAGGTTTGGGCCGCAGATATCACCTACATCCGCATGAAAGGAAAGCATGTGTATTTAGTAGCTATTATGGACTGGTATAGTCGTTATGTGATTGGATGGGCTATTTCACCTACTATGGAGGCTGAATTTTGTATTGAGGCGCTTAGAAACGCTTTGCTGCATTCGCGTTGTGAGATCTTTAACACGGATCAGGGTTCTCAATTTACCTCAAAAGATTGGATAAATACGCTAAAATCTCACCACATTTCTATCAGCATGGATGGGCGAGGACGTTATTTAGATAATATATTTATCGAGCGATTGTGGCGTAGTGTTAAGCAAGAAAAAATCTACCGGTATGATTTTGATACAATTGAAGAGGTTGAGCTGGCCTTAACGGAGTATTTTGAGTATTATAATAACCGAAGGCTTCACCAGTCCTTTAATTATTTAACGCCCGCAGAGGTGTATTATGGCCGGAAAAGACCATAA